One Tenuifilum sp. 4138str genomic region harbors:
- the rpsS gene encoding 30S ribosomal protein S19: protein MSRSLKKGPFIDYKLEKRVIQMNETNKKSVIKTWSRASMISPDFVGHTIAVHNGNKFIPVYITENMVGHKLGEFAPTRTFRGHAGNKNK from the coding sequence ATGAGTAGGTCACTAAAAAAAGGTCCCTTTATTGACTACAAGTTGGAAAAGCGTGTCATTCAGATGAACGAAACCAACAAGAAGTCTGTTATCAAGACTTGGTCAAGGGCTTCCATGATATCTCCCGATTTTGTTGGACACACCATAGCAGTTCACAACGGGAATAAGTTCATTCCTGTGTACATTACCGAAAACATGGTAGGTCATAAGCTGGGCGAGTTTGCTCCCACCCGCACCTTCCGTGGCCATGCTGGTAATAAGAACAAATAG
- the rplV gene encoding 50S ribosomal protein L22 has product MGARKHNMAERLKAERKNKAVARLRNCPSSPRKMRLVVDLVRGKDVNTALNILKFSRKDAAKDVHKLILSAVANWKAKNENVRIEDANLFIKEIFVDQGRMLKRIRTAPQGRAHRIRKRSNHVTVVVDSAVNNESNN; this is encoded by the coding sequence ATGGGTGCAAGAAAACATAACATGGCCGAGAGGCTTAAAGCGGAGAGGAAAAACAAAGCAGTTGCTCGCTTACGCAACTGTCCATCTTCGCCCCGTAAGATGCGCTTGGTGGTTGACCTGGTTCGTGGTAAAGACGTAAACACAGCGCTCAACATACTTAAATTCAGCCGCAAGGATGCCGCAAAGGATGTACACAAGCTCATCCTTTCAGCAGTTGCTAACTGGAAAGCTAAAAACGAGAACGTACGCATTGAGGATGCCAACCTTTTCATCAAGGAGATCTTTGTTGATCAGGGCAGAATGCTTAAACGTATTCGTACAGCACCACAGGGACGCGCTCACCGCATCCGTAAACGCTCAAACCACGTAACCGTTGTGGTTGATAGCGCAGTTAATAACGAATCAAACAACTAA
- the rpsC gene encoding 30S ribosomal protein S3, whose product MGQKVNPIANRLGIIRGWDSNWYGGKKYAQKLVEDSKIRDYLNARLAKASLSKIVIERTLKLITVTIHTARPGIIIGKGGQEVDKLREELRKITNKDVQINIFEVKRPEIDAVIVGNNIARQIEGRISYRRAIKTAIASTMRMGAEGIKVQISGRLGGAEMARSETYKEGRIPLHTFRADIDYALAEAHTKVGVIGIKTWICNGIVYGKRDLSPNIGTRSATNVAEKKAKPAPKGGSRPRAKKKK is encoded by the coding sequence ATGGGACAGAAAGTTAATCCAATAGCAAACCGTTTAGGAATCATCCGTGGATGGGATTCCAACTGGTACGGAGGTAAAAAATACGCTCAGAAATTGGTTGAGGATAGCAAAATCCGCGACTACCTGAATGCTAGGCTTGCCAAGGCCAGCCTCTCAAAAATAGTTATTGAGCGTACCCTGAAGCTGATAACCGTAACCATACATACTGCTCGCCCAGGTATCATTATTGGTAAGGGCGGACAGGAAGTGGATAAGCTACGCGAGGAACTACGTAAGATTACCAACAAGGATGTTCAAATCAATATCTTTGAGGTGAAGCGCCCCGAAATTGATGCTGTTATCGTAGGTAACAACATTGCTCGCCAAATTGAAGGACGCATCTCTTATCGTAGGGCTATTAAAACAGCCATTGCCTCAACCATGAGGATGGGGGCTGAGGGTATTAAGGTGCAAATTTCTGGCCGCTTGGGTGGCGCTGAAATGGCACGCTCTGAAACCTACAAGGAGGGACGAATTCCCCTGCATACCTTCCGTGCCGATATCGATTACGCCCTAGCTGAGGCTCACACCAAGGTTGGCGTTATAGGTATTAAGACCTGGATTTGCAACGGTATTGTTTACGGTAAGCGCGATCTTTCACCAAACATTGGTACAAGGAGCGCTACAAACGTAGCCGAGAAAAAGGCAAAACCGGCACCTAAGGGAGGTTCACGTCCTCGTGCTAAGAAAAAGAAATAG
- the rplP gene encoding 50S ribosomal protein L16, with protein sequence MLQPKKTKYRRQQKGKMKGTAQRGNQLAFGSFGIKALEASWITSRQIEAARQAVTRYMKREGQIWIRIFPDKPITKKPAEVRMGKGKGAPEGFVAPVTPGRILFECDGVPYEVAKEALRLAAQKLPITTKFVVRPDFVEPSN encoded by the coding sequence ATGTTACAGCCAAAGAAAACAAAATACAGAAGGCAGCAAAAGGGAAAAATGAAAGGGACTGCTCAACGTGGAAACCAGTTGGCATTCGGTTCATTTGGAATTAAAGCCCTTGAGGCGAGCTGGATCACAAGCCGTCAGATTGAGGCTGCCCGCCAGGCCGTGACCCGTTACATGAAGCGTGAAGGTCAGATCTGGATCAGAATTTTCCCCGATAAGCCCATTACCAAGAAACCTGCCGAGGTACGTATGGGTAAAGGTAAAGGTGCTCCTGAGGGGTTCGTTGCTCCGGTTACTCCCGGCCGCATTCTGTTTGAGTGCGACGGCGTACCCTACGAGGTTGCAAAGGAAGCATTGCGCCTGGCAGCTCAGAAGCTCCCTATTACTACTAAGTTTGTTGTCCGTCCGGACTTTGTTGAACCTTCAAACTAA
- the rpmC gene encoding 50S ribosomal protein L29, whose translation MKAAEIREFTDKEILERIELEKTNLLKLRLNHSISPLDNPMKIKETRRNIARLKTVLNQRKLSQNK comes from the coding sequence ATGAAAGCAGCAGAAATTAGAGAGTTCACTGATAAGGAGATTCTTGAGCGTATTGAGCTGGAAAAAACCAACCTGCTTAAGCTAAGGTTGAACCATAGCATATCTCCTTTGGATAATCCAATGAAAATTAAAGAGACCCGCAGGAACATTGCCAGGTTGAAAACCGTCCTGAACCAGCGGAAGCTCAGTCAAAACAAGTAA
- the rpsQ gene encoding 30S ribosomal protein S17: MEQVNEVKRNNRKERIGVVVSNKMQKSIVVAVKRKVKHPIYGKFVNKTTKFYAHDENNVCEVGDLVRIMETRPLSKLKRWRLVEIIEKAK, translated from the coding sequence ATGGAACAAGTAAACGAAGTAAAGAGAAATAACCGTAAGGAGCGTATTGGCGTGGTGGTAAGCAACAAGATGCAAAAGTCTATTGTTGTTGCCGTAAAGCGTAAGGTAAAGCACCCCATTTACGGAAAGTTTGTAAATAAAACCACCAAGTTTTACGCTCACGACGAGAATAATGTATGCGAGGTTGGCGATTTGGTTCGCATCATGGAAACTCGCCCTCTTAGCAAGCTCAAACGCTGGAGGTTAGTTGAAATCATTGAAAAGGCTAAGTAG
- the rplN gene encoding 50S ribosomal protein L14, which produces MIQQESRLVVADNSGAKEVLCIRVLGGTGKRYARIGDKIVVTVKSAIPGGDIKKGTVSKAVVVRTKKEIRRPDGSYIRFDDNACVLLNNQGEIRGTRIFGPVARELRDNYMKIVSLAPEVL; this is translated from the coding sequence ATGATACAGCAGGAAAGTAGACTAGTAGTAGCTGATAATAGCGGAGCTAAGGAAGTGCTCTGCATCAGGGTACTGGGAGGTACCGGTAAACGCTACGCCCGTATAGGCGATAAGATAGTGGTTACCGTAAAGAGTGCCATACCAGGTGGTGATATCAAGAAAGGTACCGTTTCAAAGGCCGTAGTGGTTCGTACCAAGAAGGAGATCCGCCGTCCGGATGGCTCATACATCCGTTTCGACGATAATGCTTGCGTACTGCTTAACAACCAGGGCGAAATTCGTGGAACTCGTATCTTTGGCCCGGTTGCCAGGGAACTACGTGATAATTACATGAAGATTGTTTCACTTGCACCTGAGGTGTTATAA
- the rplX gene encoding 50S ribosomal protein L24: MAKLHIKKGDMVYVISGESKGHQGRVLSVLVKENRAIVEGANMVSRHTKPNSKNPQGGIIKKEAPIHISNLMLVDPTTGKPTRIGRRLNDQGKLVRYSKKSGEEIK; this comes from the coding sequence ATGGCAAAGTTACACATCAAGAAAGGGGATATGGTTTACGTAATCTCCGGTGAATCTAAAGGCCACCAGGGTCGCGTACTCAGTGTGCTCGTAAAGGAGAACCGTGCAATTGTTGAGGGTGCTAACATGGTATCGAGGCATACCAAACCCAATTCCAAAAACCCTCAGGGTGGAATTATCAAAAAGGAAGCCCCAATTCATATTTCAAACCTAATGCTGGTTGACCCCACCACTGGCAAGCCAACCCGCATCGGTCGTCGGTTGAACGACCAGGGTAAACTTGTTCGTTACTCTAAAAAATCAGGAGAGGAGATTAAGTAA